The genomic segment TATCAGGAATAGCACTCCAACAGCCATTGCGGAGGCAAAAGCAACCACAATGCTTGGGTGAAAGATATCTCGTATTGGTTGTTTGGAGAGTATTGCGAACATCAGGCACGGGCTAGAAATGAAGAAGCTGAACCTGTTGAGCACCATTTGCGCTGTAGGCCCGCCTATGCGATATCGCGCAGCGATATAACCCGCAAGCATGACAACTCCGATGACACCGAAGCCCTCCATGGCACTAATCAAACGTGGCATTATGACTCTTCCGGTGGTGTATTGCTGATATCCATACTGCCACAGCTAGCCAACAGATGGTTGCATATCTCAGCAGATGGGCGTTTGGAAAACCAGCACCCGCAGTGGCGCATACACAGTTAAGATAGTCGCATGCAACCCGAAGCGAATACCTCAGAAGCAGCAGTTTCACCAGACAACTCTGTAAACCACACAGATGTTAAAGGTAGTGGGGCGATATTCGACATTGACTCTCGTGCACCACGGCAACAAGCATTAGCATCACTGTTCACACAAATCATGGATTGTTACTCAGTCAGTGACCAGGAGCATGCACTTGCCGATGCCGTAGAAGATTTTCTTTCCAAACAATCTCATTTGCAGGTCAGACGGCATGGCGATACCGTAGTGGCCTCTACTCATTGGCAACGTGAATCACGGGTACTGTTGGCGGGCCATATCGATACTGTGCCTGTCATAAACAATTTTCCCCCTAAGTGGCTTGAAGCTGGCGATCCGCTGATACGTGATGAGATTGCGCAAGCACATCCTGACGAACGTGTGATGTGGGGCAGAGGAGCTACGGATATGAAGGCTTCAGATGCCGTGTTACTGTATCTGGCGGCCACACTAAACGAATCTGCCTACGACCTGACATATGTGTTCTATGACCACGAGGAAGTAGCTGCTCAGTTTAACGGCCTCAGAAAAGTTGCTGAATCTCATGCTGATTGGATTCAGGGCGATTTCGCCATCATAGGGGAGCCAACCTCATGCGCGATTGAGGGAGGTTGCAACGGCACAATCCGTTTTGATGTAATCACTCACGGTATCGCCGCACATTCAGCGCGCGCTTGGATGGGCGAGAACGCTATTCATAAAGCAGCAGATATACTTAACCGTCTCAATGCGTATGCTCCTGCAACCGTAAATGTTGACGGTCTGGATTATGTCGAAGGTTTGAATGCCACATTGATTTCTGGCGGCAAAGGAAGCAACGTGATTCCTGATGAGTGTCGAGTGCATGTCAATTATCGCTTCGCACCCAATAAAACACTTGAAGAAGCTAAAAGTTTGATGTTTGGCGAACATTCAGGTATTGCGCTTGAGGCGGGGGCAGCTACGGCCATAGGTGGTGTATTCAAAGGTTTTGACATTGAAATGAAGGATGAATCGCCAGCAGCTCGGCCCGGTATGGATGCAGAGCTAACGCAATCTTTAGCTCAGTTGGTGTTTGAACGAACGGGACACCAACCACAGGCAAAATTAGGCTGGACCGATGTCGCGCGATTCTCCCAGTTAGGCGTTCCAGCAGTGAATTTCGGAGCAGGAGATCCATTGCTAGCGCACAAACATGATGAGCAGATTCCAGAGTCTGATCTGATGCTCATGGCTGATATTCTCGAACAATGGTTACGTTGCGCTAACTGACTGTACACAATCGGGTCAGGAGTGTGACATACTAGGAGACGGCGGAACTGCAAAGCCGCCACTAGCGATCGCGTCGATCCCCTTGCATGAGCCGCAATGAGCGTTTGCAAACGATGGTGTCCGCTTTCGCCTTAGATGACTTTTTGTAGCCTGAAGATGTTGCGTGTATGCGCGGCCACGGTGAAAGCGTGGTGTGAGAATATGTCGGAGGCCAGGATGACGACACGTTGCAGCGTGCCGCGAGGAGCATTGTGCCCACAGAACAGAATAACGGCCTGAGTAAGACTGAGGTCGAAACCACAAGCAGTAGTCAGCTCGTAGGTGAGCAGATTTCAAGGGCTGACCAGAGCGTTTCCCATGCAGACGGCGCTGAGCAACACGAAGCTAGTCCCAAGCGACGCCGCACAGGACGTCGAGTGGTGCGAGTCGCTGGTGCTGCCGGCGCTGACGTGCCCGTCAAAATTGAAAATAGCCAAACTCCTGAGACGAATCATGATTCGCATGCTGAGCATATTGCACATGCACGGCAGTCCAACCAGGAGATTGTCGACGCAGCGTCACAGCAATCTGAGAATGTCTCGTCTGCGCCTAGTCGCCATAACAATCGTCGTGAGCACTCTGCAACAGGTACAAATTCGCGCCAGCGAGCTGCTAAATCCAGCGCAATAACTGCCCCTGTTGTTAATGACACCGTCGAATTTGAAGAGCCTAAGGTGAAGAGCCGGAAAACGACTACTCGTACTCTCAGCACAGCAGGTGAAGACGATCAGCGCCGCGCCAGTGTTAAGCAAGAGCGTAGTGAACGGGCTGCCAAGGCTGTAGATTCAATTCGCTTCTTGCAGGTGGATACCACGCATGCAGCGCCGGCGACAACGCAGCAGCCCCTGCATAACAAACCTATGACTTCCTTGCTGTTCCAGGAACCAGTGCTGCCCGTTACGTCGAAACCTTCAAATACCAGCCATGACGAGGAGTCTGGTGATGAAGACAACTCTCGACGTTCAACGACCAAGCGCGGCAAGAACCAGCGTCGTCAGGAAACGGTTATTGAACTCATTGAGCACGGTAATCAACGCAATCATGATTCGAATGATTCTCGAGATGCCGATTCCACGCGGAGTTCGGATGATGATCACGCAGGTCGTTCACGTCGGTCTCGCAGAATGAATGCACTAGAACGTCGTGCTGCTGCTGAGGTCGGACAGATTGAAGACGACCTCGAATTCGATGAAATTCCCTATGATCCGATAGATGATGACGTTCAGAGCATGAAGAGCTCTCGGCGATCACGCTCACGGATATCAGATTCCGAAGAATCAACCAACCGCCGTGAGCGAGTTGAAGACTCAGAGCCGGAAGAGGAGCATGCTGAGGGCAGAAGACATCGCTCAATCATTCGAGAGAACGATGATGATGACAATGATTCGACAGTAACTCGTCGTCGCCGTCGTCGTCGTGGAGGGGCGAAGGCTTCGGAAGAAGAAGTCTCTGAGCAAAGCAGTTCTAAGCGTTCGCGTAAACAGCAATACATTGATGAAATTACCAACATCGAAGGATCCACTCGACTAGAAGCGAAGAGACAGCGTCGTCGGGATAACCGCAGAGATCGTTCGCGTCAGACGCAACTTATTGAGCAGGATTTCTTAGCACGTCGCGAAAACGTCAATCGCATCATGGTAGTGCGTGAAAAAGAACAGCACACACAGATTTCCGTTGTTGAAGATGACATTCTGGTGGAGCACTACGTTTCTGATATCCAAGAAGTGGCCACAGTAGGCAACATCTATCTCGGTCGCGTGCAGAATGTGCTGCCAAGTATGGAAGCAGCATTCGTAGATATTGGTCAAGCACGTAACGGTGTGTTGTACGCCGGAGAGGTGAACTGGGATAGTGCCAGACTTGATGGCCAACCTAGGCGTATCGAACTCGCATTCAAGTCAGGGGATCCTGTGCTGGTCCAAGTCACCAAAGACCCCATCGGTCATAAAGGTGCGCGACTGACTTCTCAGGTAACTCTGGCTGGGCGTTTTCTGGTATTGGTGCCATCCGGTGGAATGACTGGTGTTAGCCGAAAGTTGTCTGAGCATGAGCGTTCTCGCCTTAAAGGCATCGTCACCAAGATCGCGCCGAAAGATATGGGTGTGATTATTCGCACGGCAGCAGATCACGCCAGTGAGGAAGCCATTACCAAGGATCTTGAGAATCTCGTTCGGCAGTGGGAAAACGTTGAGAAGAAGCGCGATTCGGCGAAGCATCATAAGAAACCCAAACTTCTTAAGGGTGAACCTGATGTAGCAATCCGCGTGGTGCGTGACATCTTCAACGATGATTTTAACGAGTTGATTGTCGAAGGTGAGCAAGTCTACGAGCGTATCAGTGAATATCTAGATTCAATGGCTCCTGATCTACGGCAAAAGCTCAACAAATGGGATCCTGCCGATCACGAGGGTTCAGACGTGTTTGACCGCTGGCAAATTGACGGGCAGCTACGCAAGGGCATGGAACGCCAGGTATATCTGCCAAGCGGAGGCTCTTTGGTGATTGATCGTACTGAGGCTATGACCACAATTGATGTCAACACAGGTCGCTTTATTGGTAAGGGTAAATCGCTAGAGGAAACAGTTACACGTTGCAATCTCGAAGCCTCAGAGGAAATCGCTCGACAACTCAGGTTGAGAGACATCGGTGGCATGGTCATGATCGATTATGTTGATATGGTGATGCAAGCCAACCGCGATCTGGTGTTGCGGCGTTTGGTGGAATGTCTTGCCAGAGATCGAACGAAGCATCAAGTTGCTGAAGTGACCTCTCTGGGGTTAGTACAGATGACTCGTAAGCGCGTTGGGCAAGGGCTGGTTGAAGCTTTCTCAGAGGAATGCCCAACATGTAAGGGACGTGGTTTCATTCTTCATGATGAACCGACGATTTCAGCGTCATATGACGATCCTTATGCAGTTAAGGGTGGTGATCCCTTCGTTAAATCTGTGCCTAAGCATCATGCACAGCCGAAGGAGAGCGCAGCACCAAAGGGTTCATCCCCCGATGTTAAGGCCAAGTTAGCGAAGATTGCTGCTGCCGCTGGTGCAGCCACCGTTCAGTCAGCATCAGAGGATACCGACTGAACCGTAGTCAGACGAGTTTATGAGATTGCTGCTCCAACACAACTATCCAGGTGAAGCAGCTTTCTCACAGTGAGTGGATTTAGGCTCACCGAATATGCATGGACTTGACGAAATTCTATGCATGCGTGTATGTTGGATAGTCGGTGTCTAGCCATGTCTTTCATCATGTCAGGATGCTAGACCAAGAAGCAGCTTTAAGAACACAGGCAAGGTAGGGCTATGTACGCGATTGTGAAGGCCGGTGGCCATCAGGAAAAGGTTGAGGTCGGGGACGTTATCAGCGTCAATCGTCTCGACAACAAGAACGGTGAGACCGTCGAATTCCCGGTCGCGCTGGTAGTTGACGGTGCCAAGGTGACGGTTGCCGCGAAAGATCTCGCCAAGATTTCAGTCAAGGCAGAGGTTGTGGATGATGAGGCCAAGGGTCCCAAGATTCACATTCAAAAGTTTAAGAACAAGACTGGTGTTGCTCGTAAGCAGGGTCATCGCCAGAAGCTGACAGTCGTCAAGATCACGGCGATTGCCTGATAACAGACTTTCCGGAAAGGAACAGACATGGCACATAAGAAGGGCGCTTCCGCTTCTCGTAACGGTCGCGATTCAAATGCTCAGTACCTCGGTGTGAAGAAGTTCGGCGGCGAGTCTGTTGTGGCCGGCAACATCATCGTGCGTCAGCGTGGAACCAACTTCCACCCAGGTCAGAATGTCGGCATCGGCAAAGACCACACACTTTTTGCTTTGACTGATGGTAGCGTGCAATTCGGCGTACGTCGCGACCGCAAGGTTGTGGATGTCGTTTCCGCCTGAATCACAGTTTTAGCTTGGCAAGCCGCGCCCGCAAAGGACGCGGCTTGTTTGTTTCTCAGATAGTCGTAAGTGTGCAAAGTCAGACGCGACACGCTGAAAGAACACGCTTTGCGTGAGGAACGGCACACTTCTCATAACTGTCACGCATTGTTTCAGTAAGGTACATAAATATGAGTGCATTTGTTGACCGGGTGACGGTCCATGTTCGTGGTGGCGACGGTGGTAATGGCGCATCCTCGATTCGTCGTGAAAAATACAAGCCCCTAGCAGGTCCCGACGGCGGTAACGGTGGCGACGGTGGTTCCATAATATTCGTCGCTGACTCTAATGCCACAAGCCTGTTGGACTACCGTTTCTT from the Bifidobacterium sp. genome contains:
- the dapE gene encoding succinyl-diaminopimelate desuccinylase — translated: MQPEANTSEAAVSPDNSVNHTDVKGSGAIFDIDSRAPRQQALASLFTQIMDCYSVSDQEHALADAVEDFLSKQSHLQVRRHGDTVVASTHWQRESRVLLAGHIDTVPVINNFPPKWLEAGDPLIRDEIAQAHPDERVMWGRGATDMKASDAVLLYLAATLNESAYDLTYVFYDHEEVAAQFNGLRKVAESHADWIQGDFAIIGEPTSCAIEGGCNGTIRFDVITHGIAAHSARAWMGENAIHKAADILNRLNAYAPATVNVDGLDYVEGLNATLISGGKGSNVIPDECRVHVNYRFAPNKTLEEAKSLMFGEHSGIALEAGAATAIGGVFKGFDIEMKDESPAARPGMDAELTQSLAQLVFERTGHQPQAKLGWTDVARFSQLGVPAVNFGAGDPLLAHKHDEQIPESDLMLMADILEQWLRCAN
- a CDS encoding Rne/Rng family ribonuclease, with product MPTEQNNGLSKTEVETTSSSQLVGEQISRADQSVSHADGAEQHEASPKRRRTGRRVVRVAGAAGADVPVKIENSQTPETNHDSHAEHIAHARQSNQEIVDAASQQSENVSSAPSRHNNRREHSATGTNSRQRAAKSSAITAPVVNDTVEFEEPKVKSRKTTTRTLSTAGEDDQRRASVKQERSERAAKAVDSIRFLQVDTTHAAPATTQQPLHNKPMTSLLFQEPVLPVTSKPSNTSHDEESGDEDNSRRSTTKRGKNQRRQETVIELIEHGNQRNHDSNDSRDADSTRSSDDDHAGRSRRSRRMNALERRAAAEVGQIEDDLEFDEIPYDPIDDDVQSMKSSRRSRSRISDSEESTNRRERVEDSEPEEEHAEGRRHRSIIRENDDDDNDSTVTRRRRRRRGGAKASEEEVSEQSSSKRSRKQQYIDEITNIEGSTRLEAKRQRRRDNRRDRSRQTQLIEQDFLARRENVNRIMVVREKEQHTQISVVEDDILVEHYVSDIQEVATVGNIYLGRVQNVLPSMEAAFVDIGQARNGVLYAGEVNWDSARLDGQPRRIELAFKSGDPVLVQVTKDPIGHKGARLTSQVTLAGRFLVLVPSGGMTGVSRKLSEHERSRLKGIVTKIAPKDMGVIIRTAADHASEEAITKDLENLVRQWENVEKKRDSAKHHKKPKLLKGEPDVAIRVVRDIFNDDFNELIVEGEQVYERISEYLDSMAPDLRQKLNKWDPADHEGSDVFDRWQIDGQLRKGMERQVYLPSGGSLVIDRTEAMTTIDVNTGRFIGKGKSLEETVTRCNLEASEEIARQLRLRDIGGMVMIDYVDMVMQANRDLVLRRLVECLARDRTKHQVAEVTSLGLVQMTRKRVGQGLVEAFSEECPTCKGRGFILHDEPTISASYDDPYAVKGGDPFVKSVPKHHAQPKESAAPKGSSPDVKAKLAKIAAAAGAATVQSASEDTD
- the rpmA gene encoding 50S ribosomal protein L27, with protein sequence MAHKKGASASRNGRDSNAQYLGVKKFGGESVVAGNIIVRQRGTNFHPGQNVGIGKDHTLFALTDGSVQFGVRRDRKVVDVVSA
- the rplU gene encoding 50S ribosomal protein L21, translating into MYAIVKAGGHQEKVEVGDVISVNRLDNKNGETVEFPVALVVDGAKVTVAAKDLAKISVKAEVVDDEAKGPKIHIQKFKNKTGVARKQGHRQKLTVVKITAIA